A genome region from Labilibaculum antarcticum includes the following:
- a CDS encoding sensor histidine kinase: protein MIYKRFYVWMVVQIILISLTPVLFWFTLSKEYMVVTTFSLFALWILQIGYLIFYINKTNRDLSRFFSAFQYQDSTLVFNEQKQDKAFQNLHHSFNRIINAFGKVKIEKEKDFIFFQNTVELVGVGLLAFDHNGNVRLCNKAFKDLFLVKEFQNISELDCIEEEFPDFLLRVKTGTQNLRRYLVKSRILKLAVKAVDFRLEEDCIKLIAFQDIKNAIDKGEMDAMHKLIRVFTHEIMNSVSPISMLSGSLIDLYEKNGDQPCKEILSDGAISNTLMGLKTIRKRSKGLMTFVDGYKNLTQLPKPHFELLSVKKLFSHIDTLFKEEFKSENIEFTTHLYDSEQELIADEKLISQVLINLIRNSIEALENTESKSISISTGQGNPVNFIIVRDNGKGIPDDVIDTVFTPFFTTKEKGSGIGLNLSRQIMSLHGGTVSVRSKPDRLTEFSLQF, encoded by the coding sequence ATGATTTATAAAAGATTTTATGTTTGGATGGTTGTTCAAATTATTTTGATATCCCTTACGCCGGTTTTGTTTTGGTTCACACTCTCAAAAGAGTACATGGTGGTAACGACCTTTAGTCTTTTTGCTTTATGGATTTTACAAATTGGATATCTTATTTTTTATATCAATAAAACAAATCGCGATTTGTCCAGATTCTTTTCTGCCTTTCAGTATCAAGATTCTACATTGGTATTTAATGAGCAAAAACAAGACAAAGCATTCCAAAATCTGCATCACAGTTTCAATCGTATTATCAATGCATTTGGAAAGGTGAAGATTGAAAAAGAGAAGGATTTTATTTTCTTTCAAAACACGGTAGAGCTGGTGGGAGTTGGATTGTTGGCGTTTGATCACAACGGAAATGTGCGATTGTGCAATAAGGCTTTTAAGGATCTGTTTTTGGTTAAAGAATTTCAGAACATTTCAGAATTGGATTGTATTGAAGAAGAGTTTCCTGATTTTTTACTTAGAGTAAAGACGGGAACACAAAACCTGAGGAGATATTTGGTGAAAAGTCGAATTTTGAAATTGGCAGTTAAGGCAGTCGATTTTCGATTGGAAGAGGATTGCATAAAATTGATTGCTTTTCAGGATATAAAAAATGCAATTGACAAGGGGGAAATGGATGCGATGCATAAATTAATTCGGGTGTTCACACATGAAATTATGAATTCGGTGAGTCCTATCTCTATGTTATCGGGAAGTTTAATTGATTTGTATGAGAAAAATGGTGATCAACCATGTAAGGAAATATTGAGCGATGGCGCTATTTCAAATACTTTAATGGGATTGAAAACCATTCGCAAAAGGAGCAAAGGCTTAATGACTTTTGTTGATGGGTACAAAAATTTAACACAGCTACCTAAACCTCATTTTGAATTGCTCTCAGTTAAGAAATTGTTTTCGCATATCGATACTCTATTTAAGGAAGAGTTTAAATCAGAAAATATTGAGTTTACAACCCATTTGTATGATTCTGAGCAGGAGCTAATTGCAGATGAGAAACTAATTTCACAAGTATTGATCAATTTGATTCGCAATTCGATAGAGGCACTAGAGAATACGGAATCTAAATCAATTTCTATTTCGACAGGACAAGGAAACCCCGTTAATTTTATTATTGTTCGGGATAATGGCAAGGGAATTCCTGATGATGTTATTGATACTGTTTTTACACCCTTTTTTACGACAAAGGAGAAAGGGTCGGGAATAGGATTAAATCTCTCCAGACAAATTATGAGCTTGCATGGTGGTACAGTATCTGTTCGGTCAAAACCAGATCGATTAACAGAGTTTTCTCTTCAGTTTTAG
- a CDS encoding PfkB family carbohydrate kinase has translation MRKVYTIGDCVLDLFFEDDTPFEAKPGGSFLNSSVTLGRLGINVSLISELGVDRVGNQIKKFLLQNEVDIKHISYFSDTNSNLALAFLDENRNADYSFYKTRKGLPNTIVFPKDVKKDDIILFGSFLAIKKEFRAALHAFLVDCKERGALIIYDPNFRSQHLPMLPEVLPYIKENMALANVVKASNEDFELICEKKNSDQAYQWLQGFSDAMLIYTANKDGLFFYNHQKYSFKVPSIKPISTVGAGDTVNAAITFVFVRNGIKTSDLAELSEEHINDLASIATIFSQEVCMIYDNFLPLNTAKKYRL, from the coding sequence ATGAGAAAAGTTTATACCATAGGTGATTGTGTGTTGGATTTATTTTTTGAGGACGATACTCCATTTGAAGCAAAACCAGGAGGATCCTTCTTAAACTCATCAGTAACATTAGGCCGCTTGGGTATAAATGTTTCTTTGATTAGCGAGTTGGGAGTTGATCGGGTTGGAAATCAAATTAAAAAATTCTTGCTGCAAAATGAGGTTGACATCAAACACATATCTTATTTCTCTGATACCAACTCCAATTTAGCTTTGGCATTTCTTGACGAAAATAGAAATGCGGATTATAGCTTTTATAAAACACGTAAAGGACTTCCCAATACAATCGTGTTTCCTAAGGATGTTAAAAAGGATGATATTATTCTTTTTGGATCTTTTTTGGCTATTAAAAAGGAGTTTCGTGCTGCTTTACATGCATTTTTGGTTGATTGCAAAGAGAGAGGAGCTTTGATTATTTATGATCCAAATTTCAGATCTCAGCATTTGCCAATGTTGCCGGAGGTTTTGCCGTATATTAAGGAGAATATGGCTTTGGCAAATGTGGTAAAAGCATCGAATGAAGATTTCGAATTAATTTGTGAAAAGAAAAATTCGGATCAGGCTTACCAATGGTTACAAGGATTTTCGGATGCAATGCTTATTTATACAGCTAATAAAGATGGACTGTTTTTTTATAATCATCAAAAATATTCCTTTAAAGTACCATCAATTAAACCTATTAGCACAGTAGGAGCAGGGGATACGGTAAATGCTGCAATTACTTTTGTTTTTGTTCGCAATGGAATTAAAACTTCAGATTTGGCTGAACTTTCAGAAGAGCATATTAATGACTTGGCCTCTATTGCAACAATCTTTTCTCAGGAAGTTTGTATGATTTATGATAATTTTTTACCCCTAAATACGGCTAAGAAGTACCGATTGTAA
- a CDS encoding cytochrome c3 family protein, with product MKLPKSSYNWISILGASIAVIAFFLIVFFFVISVLFNQGSSYMGLIIYIVLPIFMVIGMLLIPIGMLIQIRRKKKQIFISEGMRWPKVDLNDQKHRNAFTLFVAISFIFLFLSSIGSYEAFVYSESVPFCGTLCHEVMEPEYVTYQKSAHAKVACVECHVGEGADWYMRSKLSGLYQVYAVTVGNFPRPIPTPLANLRPARETCEHCHWPEKFYPNRIKNEIHFLGDEHNTEWNIQLTMKTGPDHHTQKLSEGIHWHINPDVKIEFMSADNKSEYIQWVKYTNSATGEEHIYEDTMMEPDSTFFADGKLHEMDCMDCHNRPSHGYLSPPDFIDIAMASKEVDPKIPYIKLAAMEALSPTYSTKDSADLLIKQSVLNFYKENYPDKGVEHEADILKAIEGIKIAYHENTFPEMKVRWDAYPDHKSHMETQGCFRCHDNNHSTKDGRVISKDCNLCHSITAQGKPDSLQMAFTTQKMEFIHPVDIGTDWKDYSCVDCHAYLYP from the coding sequence ATGAAACTACCCAAGTCTTCGTACAATTGGATCTCCATTTTAGGAGCAAGTATAGCGGTAATTGCCTTTTTTCTGATCGTCTTCTTCTTTGTTATTTCTGTCCTTTTCAATCAGGGAAGTTCCTATATGGGTCTGATTATCTATATTGTACTACCCATATTTATGGTAATAGGAATGCTTCTTATTCCTATTGGGATGTTAATTCAAATTCGCAGAAAAAAGAAACAAATATTTATTTCTGAGGGAATGCGTTGGCCAAAAGTAGATTTGAATGATCAAAAACACCGAAATGCTTTCACCTTGTTCGTTGCAATAAGTTTCATATTTCTATTTCTTTCATCAATTGGCAGTTACGAAGCTTTCGTATACAGTGAGTCGGTGCCTTTTTGTGGTACTTTATGTCATGAGGTTATGGAACCGGAATATGTTACCTATCAAAAATCGGCTCATGCGAAGGTAGCCTGCGTTGAATGTCATGTTGGCGAAGGAGCCGATTGGTATATGCGTTCTAAATTAAGTGGCTTGTATCAGGTTTATGCAGTTACAGTAGGTAATTTCCCTCGTCCGATCCCTACTCCTCTTGCTAATTTACGTCCAGCCAGAGAAACATGCGAACATTGTCATTGGCCCGAAAAATTTTACCCAAACCGTATTAAAAATGAGATACACTTTTTGGGTGATGAACACAATACAGAGTGGAACATTCAGTTAACAATGAAAACTGGTCCCGATCATCACACTCAAAAACTAAGTGAAGGAATTCATTGGCATATTAACCCAGATGTTAAAATCGAGTTCATGTCGGCAGATAATAAATCGGAATACATTCAGTGGGTTAAATATACTAACTCGGCTACAGGAGAAGAGCACATTTACGAAGATACAATGATGGAACCTGACAGTACGTTTTTTGCGGATGGAAAATTGCATGAAATGGATTGTATGGATTGCCACAATCGCCCATCTCACGGCTATTTATCGCCTCCCGATTTTATAGATATAGCGATGGCTTCGAAAGAAGTTGATCCGAAAATTCCATACATAAAATTGGCTGCCATGGAAGCATTATCACCAACCTATTCCACTAAAGACAGTGCCGATTTACTGATCAAACAAAGCGTTCTTAATTTCTATAAAGAAAATTATCCTGATAAAGGAGTAGAGCACGAAGCCGATATCTTAAAAGCAATAGAAGGCATTAAAATTGCTTATCATGAAAATACATTTCCTGAGATGAAGGTTCGTTGGGATGCATACCCCGACCATAAGAGTCATATGGAAACACAAGGTTGCTTCCGCTGTCACGACAACAATCACAGTACAAAGGATGGCCGGGTTATCTCCAAAGATTGCAATCTGTGTCACTCAATTACTGCTCAAGGGAAACCTGATTCTTTGCAAATGGCCTTTACCACTCAAAAAATGGAATTTATCCATCCTGTGGATATTGGTACAGACTGGAAAGACTACTCCTGTGTAGATTGTCACGCCTATCTTTATCCATAA
- a CDS encoding DUF3795 domain-containing protein — translation MGKIQEKDKIAYCGVNCSTCPAYVATKKNQAIVRIKIAELWSDKENKYEACEITCKGCHEPWGKKFRHCAECQVRDCARKKSYTTCAECPEYPCSKLNDLLQTLDEKISRINLDELKYSNINPAFFPQ, via the coding sequence ATGGGAAAAATTCAGGAGAAAGATAAAATAGCCTACTGCGGAGTTAACTGTTCAACTTGTCCTGCTTATGTGGCAACAAAAAAAAATCAGGCCATTGTACGAATAAAGATTGCAGAACTTTGGTCAGATAAAGAAAATAAGTATGAAGCTTGCGAAATAACCTGCAAGGGATGTCATGAGCCATGGGGCAAAAAATTTCGACATTGCGCAGAATGCCAGGTTAGGGATTGTGCCCGAAAGAAATCATACACTACCTGTGCAGAGTGTCCTGAATATCCTTGCAGCAAATTAAATGATCTACTTCAAACTTTGGATGAAAAGATTAGCCGAATAAATCTGGATGAACTAAAGTATAGCAATATAAATCCCGCTTTTTTTCCGCAATAA
- a CDS encoding sigma-54-dependent transcriptional regulator yields the protein MAGKGKLLIIDDNVELLFALQLFLKPHFAKIDTIKNPNQLLSQLEVDEYDVYLLDMNFKAGINSGNEGLYWLNRILDFDSNACVVLITAYGDVELAVKAMKEGAVDFIQKSWDENKILSTLLSAYKLRNSKLEIKGLKEKQKQINHQINKNTQFVRGNSKGMLDVFRTVEKVAATEANVLITGENGTGKEVIARELHLLSHRKDQVFVSVDLGSLSENLFESELFGSKKGAFTDAKEDRMGRFELASGGTLFLDEIGNVPIHLQTKLLTAIQNKQIVPVGGNSPVEVDVRILAATNCNLLEMAADGLFREDLLYRLNTITIELPTLRERIDDIPELADFFLQKYADQYNKGECTLEKSAIKKLSQYSWPGNIREFQHIIEKSVILSDTKKLSASDVLIGEGFQLSKKILDSFNLTDNEKLLIEKAIKHTGGNMSLAAKELGINRSTLYDKIKKYDL from the coding sequence ATGGCAGGAAAAGGAAAGCTTTTAATTATAGATGACAACGTGGAGCTATTATTTGCTTTGCAATTATTTCTTAAGCCTCATTTTGCAAAAATAGATACCATTAAGAATCCCAATCAATTGCTTTCACAGCTTGAAGTGGACGAGTATGATGTTTATTTGTTGGACATGAATTTTAAGGCAGGAATAAATTCTGGAAATGAAGGTCTATATTGGTTAAATCGAATTTTAGATTTTGATTCGAATGCCTGCGTTGTTCTTATAACAGCTTATGGTGATGTAGAATTGGCTGTTAAAGCGATGAAAGAGGGTGCCGTCGATTTTATTCAAAAATCATGGGATGAAAATAAGATTTTATCAACATTACTTTCTGCTTATAAATTGCGGAATTCGAAACTCGAAATAAAAGGATTAAAGGAAAAACAGAAACAAATCAATCATCAGATTAATAAAAATACTCAATTTGTTAGGGGGAATTCCAAAGGCATGCTGGACGTTTTTCGAACTGTCGAAAAAGTTGCTGCAACTGAGGCTAATGTTTTAATTACAGGTGAGAATGGAACAGGAAAAGAGGTAATTGCCAGGGAACTTCATCTGTTATCGCACCGCAAAGATCAGGTGTTTGTAAGTGTTGACTTGGGTTCTTTGAGCGAGAACTTATTCGAAAGTGAATTGTTCGGCTCTAAAAAAGGTGCTTTTACCGACGCAAAAGAGGATCGAATGGGGAGATTTGAATTGGCATCAGGAGGGACGCTGTTTTTGGATGAAATCGGAAATGTTCCCATACATCTGCAAACAAAGTTATTGACAGCCATTCAAAACAAACAGATTGTTCCCGTGGGAGGAAATTCTCCTGTTGAAGTAGACGTTCGCATACTCGCGGCCACAAATTGTAATTTGCTTGAGATGGCTGCAGATGGTCTGTTTCGGGAAGATTTGTTGTATCGTTTGAATACAATTACGATTGAATTACCAACACTGCGAGAACGAATTGATGATATTCCTGAATTGGCTGATTTTTTCCTGCAGAAATATGCCGATCAGTATAATAAAGGAGAATGTACTCTTGAGAAATCAGCAATAAAGAAACTTTCGCAATATTCATGGCCAGGAAATATTCGCGAATTTCAACACATTATCGAAAAATCAGTTATCTTATCGGACACTAAAAAATTATCTGCTTCGGATGTTTTAATTGGAGAGGGATTTCAATTATCTAAAAAAATATTGGATAGTTTTAATTTGACAGATAATGAGAAGTTATTAATTGAGAAAGCAATAAAGCATACTGGTGGGAATATGAGTCTTGCGGCGAAGGAATTAGGGATAAACCGGTCTACATTATACGATAAAATTAAAAAGTATGATTTATAA
- a CDS encoding putative zinc-binding protein: MENRSSGCDEKSTKVVFACSGAADVGELTDLVARKLQKKGNAQMKCLAFVGAGITDMIDSVRGAKILVIDGCPKDCGKLVMCKNEISDFTHLRLTELGYAKGKTPADTHNVDAVYEVACTLL; encoded by the coding sequence ATGGAAAATAGATCTAGTGGATGTGATGAGAAGAGTACCAAAGTAGTTTTTGCGTGTTCTGGTGCTGCCGATGTGGGTGAGCTAACTGATTTAGTTGCCCGGAAACTTCAAAAAAAAGGAAATGCCCAAATGAAATGTTTAGCTTTTGTGGGAGCTGGGATTACTGATATGATAGATTCTGTTCGGGGAGCAAAAATTCTTGTTATTGATGGTTGCCCAAAGGATTGCGGCAAATTGGTTATGTGTAAAAATGAAATCTCAGATTTTACGCATTTACGTTTAACCGAATTAGGATATGCCAAGGGAAAAACTCCCGCCGACACACACAATGTTGATGCAGTTTACGAAGTGGCATGTACTCTTCTGTAA
- a CDS encoding adenylate kinase: MLNIALFGPPGAGKGTQSEFLINKYNLFYISTGDLLRNEIANKSKLGLEAQSIIASGGLVSDEIIVQIIEKTITENPDSNGFLFDGFPRTYIQAYILEGLMIKLNTSLNCLISLEVDEEVSVSRLLNRGKTSGRADDNEVVIRNRLKEYNDKTLPVLQFYKDKGVYFGLKGDESIEEVNKNIQKIIKEELSKSLFNLVLFGYPGSGRGSQGIALAKKYDLEYLATGQMLDQEIQKSSEIGKRIVELYENGELVPDEIVVQLIEKKIANSNGVKGFIFKGFPRTLVQSYILDGLLKKHGSAISQIIEIEVPTLELISRLDKRSKTDRCMPYDNNTSKIVKRLQEHEIKTVPVIEKYNQLHGVKKIDGVGEFDTVLERISIELESALKHLR, translated from the coding sequence ATGCTAAACATCGCATTATTTGGACCTCCTGGTGCTGGTAAAGGAACTCAATCTGAGTTTTTGATCAATAAGTACAATCTTTTTTATATCTCAACAGGTGATTTGTTGCGAAATGAAATAGCAAATAAAAGCAAATTAGGTCTCGAAGCACAAAGCATTATCGCTTCAGGAGGTTTGGTTTCTGATGAAATCATTGTTCAGATCATTGAGAAAACAATAACAGAAAATCCCGATTCCAATGGATTTTTGTTTGATGGCTTTCCCAGGACTTATATTCAAGCTTATATTTTGGAAGGCTTAATGATAAAGTTGAATACTTCGCTGAATTGCTTGATTAGTTTGGAGGTTGATGAGGAGGTTTCAGTTTCACGATTACTGAATAGAGGCAAAACTTCGGGCAGGGCAGATGATAATGAGGTGGTAATTCGAAACAGACTAAAAGAGTACAATGATAAAACACTTCCTGTTTTGCAGTTTTATAAAGACAAAGGAGTTTATTTTGGATTAAAAGGTGATGAATCAATCGAGGAGGTAAATAAGAATATTCAGAAGATTATTAAGGAAGAATTGAGTAAGAGTTTGTTCAATTTGGTTTTGTTTGGCTATCCTGGTTCGGGAAGGGGCTCTCAAGGGATTGCTTTGGCAAAAAAATACGATTTGGAATACCTTGCTACCGGTCAAATGCTTGATCAGGAAATTCAGAAAAGTTCTGAAATTGGGAAACGAATTGTTGAGTTGTATGAAAATGGAGAATTGGTGCCCGACGAAATTGTGGTGCAATTGATTGAAAAGAAAATCGCAAATTCGAATGGCGTAAAAGGATTCATTTTCAAGGGATTTCCACGCACATTAGTTCAGTCTTATATTTTAGATGGTTTACTGAAAAAACATGGTTCGGCCATTTCTCAAATTATCGAAATTGAAGTGCCAACACTGGAATTAATTAGTCGATTGGATAAAAGAAGTAAAACCGATAGGTGCATGCCATACGATAACAACACCTCAAAAATTGTGAAACGCTTACAAGAGCATGAAATAAAAACGGTACCGGTAATTGAAAAGTACAATCAATTGCATGGAGTGAAAAAAATAGATGGAGTCGGGGAATTTGATACTGTTTTAGAGCGAATATCAATTGAGCTTGAATCAGCTTTAAAGCATTTAAGATAA
- a CDS encoding ABC transporter ATP-binding protein produces MIKTEALAKIFRTEEIETSALSKVNIHIKTGEFVAIMGPSGCGKSTLLNIIGLLDNLTEGNYIFNDVDVSQKTEKQRTKYRKGNIGFIFQSFNLIDELTVFENVELPLLYMGIPSVQRKEKVLEVLERMNISHRAKHYPQQLSGGQQQRVAIARAVVSNPKLILADEPTGNLDSTNGKEVMQLLEELNKEGTTIVMVTHSQADAEYAHRTINLFDGKIVSENQKDIHSQIRATAVL; encoded by the coding sequence ATGATAAAAACAGAAGCTCTGGCGAAAATATTTAGAACTGAGGAGATTGAAACCTCAGCTCTAAGCAAGGTGAATATCCACATTAAAACAGGAGAATTTGTTGCGATTATGGGACCATCCGGATGTGGCAAATCAACTCTCTTAAATATCATTGGCTTATTAGACAATCTGACCGAAGGAAATTACATTTTTAATGATGTAGATGTATCTCAAAAAACGGAAAAACAACGAACAAAATACCGAAAAGGAAACATCGGCTTTATTTTCCAGAGTTTTAATCTGATTGATGAACTTACTGTATTTGAAAATGTAGAATTGCCTTTACTATACATGGGAATTCCATCGGTACAGAGGAAAGAAAAGGTATTGGAAGTATTGGAACGTATGAATATTTCGCACCGCGCGAAACACTATCCACAACAACTTTCGGGCGGACAACAGCAAAGAGTTGCCATAGCACGAGCTGTGGTTTCGAATCCGAAACTAATTTTGGCTGATGAACCAACCGGTAATTTAGATTCAACAAACGGTAAAGAGGTAATGCAATTACTCGAAGAATTAAACAAAGAAGGGACTACCATTGTGATGGTTACCCATTCTCAGGCAGATGCCGAATATGCTCACCGTACCATTAATTTGTTTGATGGCAAAATAGTTTCGGAAAACCAAAAAGATATTCATTCACAAATCAGAGCAACTGCAGTATTATAA
- a CDS encoding ABC transporter permease: MLWYKLKLSFRSLAKDKLNSIINIFGLAVGMAAVILISIYVQHELSYDKFNTKQERIYKLITLLNDTGKELSPYETGLRLTNENFASQIPEIEEITQLYRGYTQNATVNDKHFNGIRCQYVDTNFYKIFTLKPISGQSTNLFSKPNGFVINATTALKLFGTTNAEGKEFEMFGGNLCTVSAVVEDLPLTSSYDFDMLLPFSGFPRKAGLQSLEYLTYILVKQGVDRNTAIKKIEAKYTKMLDDRFGEYGGKAGSYLQNLCDIHLRSNYQQILKPGGNINTIYIHIFLAFLILIIAIINFINIITVQYDGKLNQIGIKKAIGAERIDLIKDFLGRTTLMSAIALLFAVIIAEILMPFFGHLMNRELPINYLSNPLLFIGLPVMALLVGLISGLYPAITITRYTPASIIKGKLPSNHGTNLLSRILVIFQFSASIVLISAVIISQQQIDYMKNADLGFDTEQVIAINNLSQTQTQAYSSIKQELLKIPQISFVSASHHLPGYSGSGQLLRLYGADIKNTKNFNEYRVRPDYFKTLGIQVAEGNEFNETQVENCKGIILNEAAVKYLEVDDPLGRIVWFHEAKYEIQGIVKDFHYASLQEKIAPLMFSCFSHYGNIQFVLLKVKTNNMTDLLSKIKETFKKVDPERVNYHMFIDDVCRDRYQTEERSQILTGYSSALSIILALLGLYSLTLFMVQKRTKEIGIRKVTGAGISQISLLLFSNFLKWIAIAFVISIPISYYMMQHWLEQFAYHITIGPLPFVFAGLITAIFALLVVGGQTWKAANQNPVESLRSE; this comes from the coding sequence ATGCTTTGGTACAAACTTAAACTCTCTTTTCGAAGTCTGGCAAAAGACAAACTCAATTCCATTATCAATATTTTTGGTCTTGCTGTTGGAATGGCTGCGGTAATCCTTATTTCTATTTACGTTCAGCACGAATTGAGCTACGATAAATTCAACACGAAACAGGAACGGATTTACAAGCTAATTACCCTACTTAATGATACTGGAAAAGAGTTATCCCCATACGAAACCGGCCTGCGTTTAACCAATGAAAACTTCGCTTCTCAAATACCCGAAATAGAAGAAATTACTCAATTGTATAGAGGGTATACACAAAATGCGACAGTAAACGATAAACATTTCAACGGAATTCGCTGCCAATACGTAGATACAAATTTTTACAAGATATTTACCCTAAAACCAATTTCAGGGCAATCAACCAATTTATTTTCAAAACCTAATGGGTTTGTTATTAATGCAACAACAGCATTAAAACTGTTTGGAACCACCAATGCAGAAGGTAAAGAATTCGAAATGTTTGGTGGTAATTTATGCACTGTTAGTGCGGTTGTCGAAGATCTTCCCCTCACCTCTAGTTACGATTTTGACATGCTATTACCATTTTCTGGTTTCCCTAGAAAGGCAGGGCTCCAAAGTTTGGAATACTTAACCTATATTTTAGTAAAGCAAGGAGTTGATCGTAATACAGCAATTAAGAAAATTGAAGCTAAATACACCAAAATGCTTGATGATAGATTTGGTGAATATGGTGGGAAAGCAGGATCTTACTTACAAAATTTATGTGATATCCATTTAAGATCAAACTATCAGCAAATCTTAAAACCCGGTGGAAATATCAATACCATTTACATACATATTTTTCTGGCTTTTTTAATATTGATTATTGCCATAATTAATTTCATCAATATTATTACCGTTCAATACGATGGGAAATTAAACCAAATTGGTATCAAAAAAGCGATTGGTGCAGAGCGCATCGATTTAATTAAAGATTTTTTAGGCCGAACCACACTAATGTCTGCCATTGCGCTTCTATTTGCTGTAATAATCGCCGAAATCCTAATGCCTTTTTTTGGTCATTTAATGAACAGAGAATTACCTATTAATTATTTATCAAATCCCCTTCTATTTATAGGGCTTCCCGTGATGGCTTTACTTGTTGGGCTTATCTCAGGCTTGTATCCAGCCATCACAATTACCCGATATACTCCAGCTTCCATCATTAAAGGAAAGCTTCCAAGTAATCACGGCACCAATTTACTTTCTCGAATTCTGGTTATTTTTCAATTCTCAGCATCCATTGTTTTAATCTCGGCAGTTATCATTTCTCAGCAACAGATTGACTATATGAAAAATGCTGATTTGGGTTTCGATACGGAACAAGTAATTGCGATAAACAATCTGAGCCAAACACAAACACAAGCTTACTCCTCAATCAAACAAGAACTTTTAAAAATACCTCAAATCTCTTTTGTTAGTGCCAGTCATCATCTTCCCGGCTATAGCGGAAGCGGTCAACTATTGCGGCTTTATGGAGCTGACATTAAAAACACGAAAAATTTTAATGAATATCGTGTAAGGCCGGACTATTTCAAAACTCTGGGAATCCAAGTTGCTGAAGGAAATGAATTTAATGAGACTCAGGTTGAAAACTGCAAAGGAATTATACTAAACGAAGCTGCCGTTAAATATTTGGAAGTTGATGACCCTTTGGGGAGAATCGTATGGTTTCATGAAGCCAAGTATGAAATCCAAGGCATTGTTAAGGATTTTCATTACGCATCATTGCAGGAAAAAATAGCTCCATTGATGTTTAGTTGCTTCAGTCACTATGGAAATATTCAATTTGTATTACTCAAAGTTAAGACCAATAACATGACTGATTTGCTGAGCAAAATAAAAGAGACATTCAAAAAAGTTGATCCGGAAAGAGTTAATTACCATATGTTTATTGATGATGTCTGCCGCGATCGATATCAAACTGAAGAAAGATCGCAAATACTAACAGGCTACTCATCGGCACTTTCTATCATTCTTGCGCTATTAGGATTGTATTCCCTTACTCTATTTATGGTTCAAAAACGCACCAAGGAAATAGGAATCCGGAAAGTAACAGGTGCCGGTATCAGCCAGATTTCATTATTGCTGTTTTCTAATTTCTTAAAATGGATTGCAATAGCCTTTGTCATATCAATCCCCATTTCATATTATATGATGCAACACTGGCTGGAACAATTTGCCTATCACATCACTATAGGCCCGCTCCCGTTTGTATTTGCAGGATTGATAACCGCAATTTTTGCACTGCTGGTTGTTGGCGGACAAACCTGGAAGGCAGCCAATCAAAATCCGGTTGAATCCTTAAGAAGTGAATAG
- the pdxH gene encoding pyridoxamine 5'-phosphate oxidase: MKKDFKKLRHEYGMAELNKSDINSNPFTQFQIWFEQAVKMELPDANAMTLATVSADNKPSARILLLKDYNEKGFCFFTNYKSRKGGDIKANPYGALVFFWPELERQIRIEGKIEKLDSKSSDEYFFERPVGSRTAASVSPQSEEIESREILSRMIETFKKDNGDDFKRPAFWGGYRLVPDLFEFWQGRENRLNDRIEYNFDNNNWRIRTLAP, from the coding sequence ATGAAAAAGGATTTTAAAAAGCTTAGGCATGAATATGGTATGGCTGAATTGAATAAATCGGATATTAATTCAAATCCATTTACACAGTTCCAGATATGGTTTGAACAAGCAGTAAAAATGGAATTACCAGACGCCAATGCCATGACTCTGGCTACGGTTTCAGCAGACAACAAACCTTCTGCAAGAATTTTACTATTGAAGGATTATAATGAGAAAGGCTTCTGTTTCTTCACCAATTACAAAAGTCGAAAAGGTGGTGATATTAAGGCAAATCCTTATGGTGCGCTGGTGTTTTTCTGGCCTGAACTGGAGAGACAAATCCGCATTGAAGGAAAAATCGAAAAGTTGGATTCTAAGTCGTCCGACGAATATTTCTTTGAAAGACCTGTTGGTAGTCGCACAGCAGCTTCAGTATCCCCTCAGAGTGAGGAAATTGAGAGTAGGGAGATTTTAAGCCGAATGATTGAAACCTTTAAAAAAGATAATGGTGATGATTTTAAGAGACCTGCTTTCTGGGGCGGATATCGTCTTGTTCCTGATCTTTTTGAATTCTGGCAAGGACGAGAAAACCGATTAAATGACAGAATTGAGTACAATTTTGACAATAACAATTGGAGAATCAGAACTCTTGCTCCATGA